One segment of Penaeus vannamei isolate JL-2024 chromosome 3, ASM4276789v1, whole genome shotgun sequence DNA contains the following:
- the LOC113826035 gene encoding titin homolog yields MTGGKMSSYLEDCSGSAASHTKQGVDDSDIYGDLDLMAAAQQSQDAWSVGSDVNDADIYQEMGVQPIDYTTEEGSVDNSAAYKNAKQGKQANHQGASSIDFENLRKLLQGDLSGKSSGCDAKENQHVKEIHDCETNSNVKETVRDGRTKQEGARNVTAEKVAEKFQEGSDEKGSGRLNPSKVLTENKQHGARAKMPPNVSGSENTKSTSAEGTSAQNRDLHFVLSMLCKKNSSMEDLVQNSVADPGKTGPVTDVNVSNSLGCSENPDIPTDSHRKPKKVDDTQKEATSTRTQTQVSETGTNRPKRLPASSFMSIETSPSPKKSPSEKQSKEASKTDSHWDLFEDVMVARSDEKESQEVTQLKEEMEVLRVQLKDSEKRCEGLEQDNQVLLTNISSLWKTAISQIKQKIQQINALRSEREAILFRRAMRQVPKEEFDAILSQISKYSSDEFKSFLENMKKTTDEGTSCKCGGKGYAGFGGIAGKITASVLGVRVNASQDTDAASLKSLMGKEGEKVTSLVKPQQKATNKKRKLSTHMQNNSFDYRSEDNAGKHVEREKCDFGGVPTERSRHDSGDIALQEANSRIEGYGRRDYDELHYRHDSDNTRLSYDGGDKRYKHEDLDLELRHSSSDRPVKRRRHDSGERYSDRDRHTGRFGHSSGERNSRFERYNDEEYKKRNPGRSTSERRKGSENRKERNANEEPLGTERRPSVFSRLGSQGKSRIDRTDYEDVDRRHDDKCNKKKTSKCSDLQRDESLIPSRRPGKRDTENRSTESHLKVPDIKGIEKSSTSSVSVQESQMTTEDHHLSSDQSHAIVANNKYKFESEQNTHVQSNSTSDNSAVEEPKNSTGPSIHKTSDGIIHKSNSGYEEKMFEKTLFRQRDISRMAQTKQDVQKNSSKPPHSVKNNINNESANDSGIVSGNSTSDNANSVGQHEDPSAPSTLKGNEVTDNNFDSNSYEEEMLGKSLFGQRMNAKMAQAKKKRNAEISQAKQETQEQLSRPPFGVSNHVSNNSTSVVGTNNTSNSASALDKQQSLSDLVPNNRGYGDSDSNSDSDADDIERMLGKSLFGQRMMAKIARTNQKKQEKSPMPSVSVRNHTNNDAKNTDTGDNKVGEISERVKGAVSEDQERTSGYRDLQNVMRGNRNNHAVQEVSHGLHEGKADDEKHMSNQTLKEKCVDKTDTELSSVKEVAESQTNAYCKSNELLDLDEQNTMQIVDEAENENVTKHLRDVEVKRNENVTKMCVESDNINEGRPTTKPSGTNRSILKSETKTFEAVLENLDSEDKVDDETKSGEREERTVTDGKCVSERKAREERKVTDEKCIEKNSGEKEERTVADKKYHSERSSGERKEKTMTDEKCNERNSREGEEGTVGDEKYSKENSGEREKTMTDEKCKRERKTSEREKRKATDEKHDSERKNREREDRIVTDGKCSNEVKTMEREEKTETEEKCSSERRTREREKRKTTNEKHCSEIKTMEREEKIETEEKCRSERKTRESEIGKTTDENRSERKTSEREERIANDEKCRNEDIGSPQICESSSLDSSKYSSVTQGRLEDTDLEDRKEEKDGLQENNEKPNVSTKKRRGRPPKHIKTDVKATSPCEYTETKKDGRGRRRKSDVSEKEKSSDEICDNKNTKIEDTRMDLSNKMERTGVMTRNRTLDTTKGQNKAFSKERNEKSKNSVQTSPAEAQVNGKSSRRIIEGSDDQEESGKSYGRPRRKIDTNNQRNKEEDDTKEREETKDESSKARPKRQPRSEKPARKQACSSEGNENSLDCRENNEITPKTDVEESTSNKIEQELGISGTQKKIGESEGAKVEADAEGLHESATKSSGDDVIQCQAVTKNTSIENDEVEAKPPSDSTQAEVKASEVKHGTSVKEITYAPEAVVERLESKAEKAKVVSEEDCERVNNDKDISQDSGALDKCIGEEIQCKTADGAEEDTKSNSDERIREDPVENDLMCGISGSEGNTIDSKGDTHQLDEVEQKNEEAKLKKENDYGKKCLQEKSNIPMDTEEKGKENMEGTDFHDEIISRTENPKTEERLFPEEEELLYDEDSEDDDDDDDKKGYDSGETSQMKSPHLSKNKCLQPQASKQGSTVDTENSQRIKKDEKSVLGKVQNSAQNKEDSPKRVTRNHSAEREDLETEGGARGRQCRSSPRKVGKSDSRNDLSRSRSPPGRPNRKIGKLTSLDKKYNISENDSVSPLQVKEKEMQAKYEEKLAVAFGRKTRHGQKAIEMKDTNEISSLDRENGRNNDSENIPSEDKNKQLKLVSESEDNCVKECSKQDKPNTPVNTEDGRENTEGIGLHKESNTEPTKKPEESLFPEEEELLYDGDTEGDDDDDKKNAEETLTPEASAMKSTVDAGNSQVDTIKENDGRSVTESVQDSPKITRNHSSKRDIENVQSARGRKCSGSPRKNDKSDSSKDLSRSRSPPGKSSRRITKLTPSKKSETMQNDSVSPLMVKEKEMQAKYEEKMAVAFGRITRRGQRANAELDDTDRLSPPAHSSNRASARNTSRRRDSESPPREKLRKPPRNKEGEHMRADHEKIHSERSTTSRNSDSRLRAKRMQGNEVEETKRNKSLPNAEQQRRPSNLDDGVRGEVRWKRQQSESPPTHRRRQRVHDRRMRDDGDSPDKGSHIGKIKNRNDMKEDRNHGDSLPKVQRERNCVQDQQTRSKVPVDSKLLHKILWESPKKSIVQDDEKEEGELDEDEEEGELISEATNRGEAKHKDKKESHFSKSEVDTRRRNEPRWESKSARPTRKSEMLKYEKALQEAKEKHRRAEEDKKNKLSSQEPALSKCHRPDRAKDNFIWEKQDKFTERDKKVNQVSEANAEKRRQSMRARHLRTLMEDDTTFYPSDLFQVTPILAVPEKLGPPSGSDDTIDILVKQNHEKYGQDSLSTSGDSEMSLLHFIRDPETKRHAPSDRKSSSLKATGDPKDDTKNQVEVKFKAKEQVEPRGLAIKKASEQSLVKDNKGTIADTPLIDGLEQEHDDQNLSGNKSLLNQSVDEMVTEAGEDDDCHTENRLETRNDRVAENTTEIESTHEGGYSNVPVLDEASATAQSTDAHEDNSSSSSDSDSDSDSDSSDCQCSKCGNSSSSSSSSSSSSSSSSDSDSDSDAVIEETAQEATNTSVAGGERDQSKIVSHTNKKSPRKTPRKSPSKREKSPKKPSPTKSPHRTSKTPRKMLKTPHKSPGKVPKTPGKTPCKKLGKTPKKSPSSKFKEPGGQIYPDLHSMLEKNGVTSADDDKQNAACNSQAPGTKHNANKGHVISPPQIQMLICSHDDLKSQARKREESGSEFQSRNSIGNGAPAAPSSSVSSSTIQKVFVRRRARRPANFSPTKSAAMSLSCVSGNSAISLVHSDQQPSGETTNSDPKSIQDESVFKEGNLATSDGNGEEIISRKRTRTSISEKTTASKRSRMLSPESRKEITVSRETVERNTSENDATMSAESPAKASETGTSTKATGAPKESNCVPEETTDGPVRTSTDSSRATAGNGKSTVEVSTTDSKIIVPVKIRRVKRQLNLGLSSSVSSVVSSVPERKSPSKSTAASTSASTPPPAKDRSKSVENSPTSLRRSPRKKLVPT; encoded by the exons ATGACAGGAGGCAAAATGAGTTCGTATTTGGAAGACTGTTCGGGATCGGCAGCATCTCACACCAAGCAAGGAGTAGATGACAGTGACATCTACGGTGACCTGGACTTGATGGCAGCAGCACAGCAGTCGCAAGATGCATGGTCTGTCGGCAGTGATGTCAATGATGCAGACATATACCAGGAGATGGGTGTGCAGCCCATTGATTACACAACGGAGGAGGGAAGTGTTGATAACTCTGCAGCCTATAAAAATGCTAAACAGGGCAAACAGGCAAACCACCAGGGAGCCAGTAGTATTGACTTTGAAAATCTTCGGAAACTATTACAAGGAGATCTGAGTGGGAAATCCAGTGGATGTGATGCGAAAGAAAATCAACATGTGAAGGAGATTCATGATTGTGAAACTAATAGTAATGTGAAAGAGACCGTGAGAGATGGCAGAACAAAACAGGAAGGTGCAAGGAATGTTACAGCTGAAAAAGTTGCAGAGAAGTTCCAGGAAGGAAGTGATGAAAAAGGCAGTGGAAGATTAAATCCAAGTAAGGTTCTCACAGAAAATAAGCAACATGGTGCTAGAGCAAAAATGCCCCCAAATGTCAGTGGTTCTGAAAATACCAAATCAACATCTGCAGAAGGTACTTCAGCACAAAACAGAGACCTGCATTTTGTGCTGTCTATGTTGTGTAAAAAGAATTCCAGTATGGAAGATTTAGTGCAAAACAGTGTAGCAGATCCAGGTAAGACAGGACCAGTTACTGATGTAAATGTAAGCAATTCCTTAGGGTGCAGTGAAAACCCCGACATTCCAACGGATTCTCACAGGAAACCAAAAAAAGTTGATGACACTCAGAAGGAGGCTACTAGCACTAGGACACAAACCCAAGTCTCAGAAACAGGCACGAACAGACCCAAAAGATTACCTGCTTCAAGTTTTATGTCCATTGAAACAAGTCCGAGCCCAAAGAAGAGTCCGTCAGAAAAGCAGAGCAAAGAAGCAAGTAAGACAGACTCACATTGGGACCTCTTTGAAGATGTCATGGTTGCTAGAAGTGATGAAAAG GAAAGCCAAGAAGTAACCCAGttaaaggaggagatggaagtccTTCGCGTGCAGCTCAAGGACTCAGAAAAGCGCTGCGAGGGTCTTGAACAGGATAACCAGGTCTTACTCACCAATATTTCGTCTCTGTGGAAGACGGCAATAAGTCAGATCAAACAGAAAATCCAGCAAATTAATGCGCTCAGATCCGA gCGTGAGGCCATTTTGTTCCGTCGAGCCATGCGACAGGTTCCCAAAGAAGAGTTTGATGCTATTTTGTCACAGATATCAAAATATTCCAGTGATGAATTCAAATCCTTTCTTGAg AACATGAAGAAGACTACTGATGAAGGAACCAGCTGTAAATGTGGTGGTAAGGGATATGCAGGGTTTGGAGGCATTGCTGGAAAGATAACTGCAAGTGTACTTGGTGTTCGTGTTAATGCTTCACAAGATACCGATGCTGCATCTTTAAAAAGCCTTAtgggtaaagaaggagaaaaagtgacATCTCTGGTTAAACCGCaacaaaaagcaacaaataagaaaagaaaattatctacTCACATGCAGAATAATAGTTTTGATTATAGAAGTGAAGATAATGCAGGTAAacatgtagaaagagagaaatgtgacTTTGGAGGTGTACCTACAGAGAGGAGCAGACATGATAGTGGAGACATAGCTTTGCAGGAAGCCAACAGCAGAATAGAAGGTTATGGGAGACGTGACTACGATGAGTTACACTACAGGCATGATAGCGACAATACAAGGCTGAGTTATGATGGTGGGGATAAACGTTATAAGCATGAGGATTTGGATTTGGAATTGAGACACAGCAGTTCTGATAGACcagtgaagaggaggagacatgACAGTGGTGAGAGATACAGTGATAGAGACCGACATACTGGTAGATTTGGCCATAGCAGTGGAGAAAGGAACTCTAGATTTGAGAGATATAATGATGAGGAATATAAGAAGAGGAACCCAGGGAGGTCTACCTCTGAAAGAAGGAAAGGCagtgaaaacagaaaagagagaaatgcaaatgAAGAGCCACTAGGGACTGAAAGAAGACCCAGTGTCTTCTCACGGTTAGGTTCTCAAGGCAAGAGTCGTATAGATAGAACAGATTATGAAGATGTTGACAGGAGAcatgatgataaatgtaacaaaaaaaaaacttcaaaatgtAGTGATCTACAACGTGATGAAAGTTTGATTCCCAGTAGGAGACCAGGGAAAAGGGATACAGAGAACCGGAGTACTGAGTCACATTTAAAAGTACCAGATATAAAAGGCATAGAAAAGTCTTCTACATCAAGTGTCAGTGTACAAGAGAGTCAAATGACTACAGAGGACCATCATTTGAGTTCAGATCAATCACATGCTATAGttgcaaataataaatataagttTGAAAGTGAACAAAATACCCATGTACAAAGTAACAGTACTTCAGATAATAGTGCTGTTGAGGAGCCAAAGAATTCCACTGGTCCTTCCATTCACAAAACATCTGATGGAATTATTCATAAATCAAATTCAGGTTATGAAGAGAAAATGTTTGAGAAAACCCTTTTCAGACAGAGAGATATTTCAAGAATGGCCCAAACCAAGCAAGATGTACAAAAGAACTCGTCTAAACCTCCACATAGTGTGAAGAATAACATAAACAATGAATCTGCAAATGATAGTGGTATAGTAAGTGGGAACAGTACATCAGACAATGCCAATTCTGTGGGTCAACATGAAGATCCTtctgctccctccacactcaaagGCAATGAAGTTACTGATAATAACTTTGACTCAAATTCATATGAAGAGGAAATGTTAGGAAAATCACTATTTGGGCAGAGAATGAATGCAAAAATGGCTCAagccaagaaaaagaggaatgcaGAAATATCTCAGGCTAAACAAGAGACACAAGAACAATTGTCAAGGCCTCCATTTGGTGTGAGTAATCACGTGAGTAATAATTCCACAAGCGTGGTTGGTACAAACAATACTTCTAACAGTGCCAGTGCTTTGGATAAGCAGCAGAGTCTTTCTGACCTTGTACCAAATAACAGAGGTTATGGAGACTCTGATAGTAATAGTGACTCAGATGCAGATGATATAGAAAGAATGTTGGGAAAATCTCTCTTTGGACAGAGAATGATGGCAAAAATTGCACGAACCAAccaaaagaagcaagaaaaatcaCCCATGCCATCAGTAAGTGTAAGAAATCACACAAACAATGATGCAAAGAACACAGATACAGGGGACAACAAGGTAGGAGaaataagtgagagagtgaagggagcgGTATCAGAAGACCAGGAAAGAACAAGTGGCTACAGGGATCTACAAAATGTGatgagaggaaatagaaataatcatgCAGTGCAAGAAGTGTCTCATGGTCTGCATGAAGGCAAGGCAGATGATGAAAAACACATGTCGAACCAGACACTTAAAGAAAAATGTGTTGATAAGACTGATACAGAATTAAGTAGTGTGAAGGAAGTGGCAGAGTCTCAGACAAATGCTTACTGCAAATCAAACGAGTTGTTAGATTTGGATGAACAAAATACAATGCAAATTGTTGATGAagcagaaaatgaaaatgttaccAAACATTTACGCGATGTTgaagtaaaaagaaatgaaaatgtcaCAAAAATGTGTGTGGAAAGTGACAATATCAATGAAGGAAggccaacaacaaaaccatcaggTACAAATAGAAGTATATTGAAGTCAGAGACTAAAACTTTTGAAGCAGTTCTTGAAAATTTGGATTCAGAAGACAAAGTGGATGATGAAACAAAaagtggggaaagagaagaaagaacagtgACAGATGGAAAATGTGTCAGTgaaagaaaggcaagagaagagagaaaagtgacagatgaaaaatgtattgaaaaaaatagtggggaaaaagaagaaagaacagtggCAGATAAAAAATATCATAGCGAAAGAAGTagtggggaaagaaaagaaaaaacaatgacagATGAAAAATGTAATGAGAGAAATAgcagggagggtgaagagggaacaGTAGGAGATGAAAAATATAGTAAAGAAAatagtggggaaagagagaaaactatgacagatgaaaaatgtaaaagggaaagaaagactagcgaaagagagaaaagaaaggcaacAGATGAAAAACATGATAgtgaaaggaaaaacagagagagagaagatagaatagTTACAGATGGAAAATGTAGCAATGAAGTCAAAAccatggaaagagaagaaaaaacagagacagaggaaaaatgcAGTAGTGAAAGAAGgaccagggaaagagagaaaagaaagacgacaAACGAAAAACATTGTAGTGAAATCAAAAccatggaaagagaagaaaaaatagagacagaggaaaaatgcagaagtgaaagaaagactAGGGAAAGCGAGATAGGAAAGACGACAGATGAAAACCGTAGTGAAAGAAAgacgagtgaaagagaagaaagaatagcgAATGATGAAAAATGCAGAAATGAGGACATAGGATCCCCCCAAATCTGTGAATCCTCCTCTCTGGATAGCAGCAAATATTCCTCAGTTACTCAAGGAAGACTAGAAGATACTGATttggaagacagaaaagaagaaaaggatggattgcaagaaaataatgaaaagccaAATGTTtctacaaaaaagagaagaggccGCCCACCTAAACATATAAAAACTGATGTGAAGGCAACATCTCCCTGTGAATACACAGAAAccaagaaggatgggagagggagaagaagaaaaagtgatgtGTCTGAAAAAGAGAAATCCAGTGATGAAATAtgtgataacaaaaataccaaaattGAAGACACTAGAATGGATTTGTCTAACAAAATGGAGCGAACAGGGGTTATGACAAGAAATAGGACATTAGATACAACAAAAGGGCAGAATAAAGCATTtagtaaagagagaaatgagaaatcaAAGAATTCCGTTCAAACATCACCAGCTGAGGCACAAGTAAATGGTAAATCCTCCAGAAGAATCATTGAGGGTTCTGATGACCAAGAAGAAAGCGGTAAATCATATGGTAGACCGAGAAGGAAAATTGATACTAAcaatcaaagaaacaaagaagaggatgataccaaagaaagagaagaaaccaaAGATGAATCAAGCAAAGCCAGACCTAAGAGACAACCACGTAGTGAGAAACCAGCAAGAAAGCAAGCCTGTAGTAGTGAAGGAAATGAAAATTCACTAGATTGTCGAGAGAATAACGAGATAACGCCGAAAACAGACGTTGAAGAAAGCACCAGTAACAAGATTGAACAGGAGTTAGGCATCAGTGGGACACAGAAAAAGATTGGGGAAAGTGAAGGTGCTAAAGTGGAAGCAGATGCTGAAGGTTTACATGAATCTGCAACGAAAAGTTCAGGAGATGATGTAATACAATGCCAAGCAGTGACTAAAAATACTTCCATTGAAAATGATGAGGTTGAGGCTAAACCACCATCAGACAGCACTCAAGCTGAAGTCAAAGCCTCAGAGGTGAAGCATGGGACATCTGTAAAGGAAATAACATATGCTCCTGAGGCTGTAGTAGAGAGGCTTGAATCTAAGGCAGAGAAGGCTAAAGTGGTGAGTGAGGAGGATTGTGAGAgagtcaataatgataaagacatcaGTCAAGATTCTGGGGCTCTGGATAAATGTATTGGAGAGGAAATACAATGTAAGACTGCAGATGGGGCTGAGGAAGACACCAAAAGTAACTCAGATGAAAGGATTAGAGAAGATCCAGTCGAAAATGATTTGATGTGTGGTATATCAGGTAGTGAGGGAAATACAATTGATTCCAAAGGTGATACTCATCAGCTTGATGAAGTAGAACAGAAGAATGAAGAGGCAAAgcttaagaaagaaaatgattatgGAAAAAAATGTCTACAAGAAAAATCAAACATACCTATGGATactgaggaaaaaggaaaagagaacatgGAAGGAACAGATTTTCACGATGAAATCATATCTAGAACAGAAAATCCAAAAACCGAAGAAAGACTCTTCCCTGAAGAGGAGGAACTCCTCTATGATGAAgacagtgaagatgatgatgatgatgatgacaagaaggGATATGATTCTGGGGAAACATCACAAATGAAATCCCCACACTTAAGCAAAAATAAATGTCTTCAACCGCAAGCAAGTAAACAGGGGTCCACAGTTGATACAGAAAATTCTCAGCgtataaaaaaggatgaaaagtcTGTACTTGGAAAAGTTCAAAATAGTGCGCAGAATAAGGAAGATAGTCCTAAAAGAGTAACCAGAAACCATTCAGCTGAAAGAGAGGATTTAGAAACtgagggaggagcaagaggaagacagTGCAGGTCCTCACCCAGGAAGGTAGGCAAAAGTGACAGCAGGAATGACCTCTCAAGAAGTCGGTCACCACCAGGTAGACCAAATAGAAAGATTGGGAAGTTGACATCACTCgacaaaaaatacaatattagTGAAAATGACAGCGTCAGTCCCCTGCAAGTTAAGGAAAAGGAGATGCAAGCCAAATATGAGGAGAAGCTAGCAGTGGCATTTGGCAGGAAGACAAGACATGGCCAGAAAGCAATTGAAATGAAGGATACAAATGAAATAAGTTCTTTggatagagaaaatggaagaaacaaTGATAGTGAGAATATACCCTCTGAAGATAAGAATAAACAATTAAAGCTTGTAAGTGAAAGTGAAGATAACTGTGTGAAAGAGTGCTCTAAACAAGATAAGCCAAACACACCTGTAAATactgaagatggaagagagaacaCAGAAGGGATAGGTTTACACAAGGAAAGTAATACTGAACCAACAAAGAAACCTGAAGAGAGTCTTTTCCCTGAAGAGGAGGAACTCCTATATGATGGAGAcactgaaggtgatgatgatgatgataagaaaaatgctGAGGAAACCTTAACACCAGAAGCAAGTGCAATGAAGTCCACAGTTGATGCAGGTAATTCTCAGGTAGATACCATAAAAGAAAACGATGGTAGATCAGTAACAGAAAGTGTGCAGGATAGTCCTAAAATAACAAGAAACCATTCATCCAAAAGAGACATTGAGAACGTGCAGAGTGCAAGAGGAAGGAAATGCAGTGGTTCACCTAGAAAGAACGACAAAAGTGACAGCAGCAAAGATCTCTCAAGGAGCCGATCACCACCAGGTAAATCAAGCAGAAGGATAACGAAGTTGACACCCAGCAAGAAGAGTGAGACCATGCAAAATGATAGTGTGAGCCCCCTAATGGTCAAGGAAAAGGAGATGCAAGCAAAGTATGAAGAGAAGATGGCAGTGGCATTTGGCAGGATCACGAGACGAGGCCAAAGGGCAAATGCAGAACTAGATGACACAGATAGACTAAGTCCGCCAGCACACTCATCGAATAGAGCGAGTGCTAGAAACACTTCGAGACGTAGAGATAGTGAGAGCCCACCaagggagaaattgagaaagCCTCCAAGGAATAAAGAAGGCGAGCACATGAGAGCAGATCATGAGAAGATCCATTCAGAAAGGAGCACCACTTCAAGAAATAGCGATTCTAGACTGAGAGCAAAAAGGATGCAGGGGAACGAAgtggaagaaacaaagagaaataaaagtttACCAAATGCAGAACAACAAAGGAGACCGTCAAATTTGGATGACGGTGTACGTGGGGAGGTACGGTGGAAGAGACAGCAATCTGAGTCACCACCGACTCACAGAAGACGACAGCGTGTGCATGATAGGCGAATGAGAGATGATGGAGATTCTCCAGACAAGGGAAGTCATATTGGAAAGATTAAGAACAGAAATGACATGAAAGAAGATAGAAATCATGGTGATTCACTACCCAAAgttcagagagagaggaattgtgtACAGGACCAACAGACTCGAAGCAAAGTACCTGTAGATAGCAAACTGTTACATAAAATTTTATGGGAGTCTCCAAAGAAGAGCATTGTCcaggatgatgaaaaagaagaaggggagctggacgaagatgaagaagaaggggaattaaTAAGTGAAGCAACAAACCGTGGGGAGGccaaacacaaagataaaaaggagTCTCATTTTTCCAAATCAGAAGTAGATACAAGGCGACGGAATGAACCAAGATGGGAATCAAAGAGTGCGAGGCCCACAAGAAAAAGCGAGATGTTGAAATATGAAAAAGCTTTACAAGAAGCCAAAGAAAAACATCGAAGAGccgaagaagataagaagaacaaACTCTCAAGTCAGGAACCAGCTCTGTCTAAATGCCACAGGCCTGATAGGGCTAAAGATAATTTTATTTGGGAGAAGCAAGATAAGTTtacagaaagagataagaaggttAATCAGGTCAGTGAAGCAAATGCAGAAAAGAGAAGGCAGAGTATGAGAGCAAGGCACTTAAGGACGTTAATGGAGGACGACACAACTTTTTATCCATCAGATCTTTTCCAAGTTACACCCATTTTGGCTGTCCCGGAAAAGTTAGGCCCTCCCTCAGGAAGTGATGATACCATTGACATACTAGTAAAGCAGAACCATGAGAAGTATGGCCAGGACAGCCTCAGCACCAGTGGAGACTCGGAGATGTCACTGCTGCATTTTATTCGTGATCCTGAAACGAAGAGACATGCCCCCTCTGACCGTAAATCTTCCTCTTTGAAGGCAACAGGGGATCCAAAGGACGACACAAAGAATCAAGTAGAGGTTAAGTTTAAGGCAAAAGAGCAGGTCGAACCCAGAGGTCTTGCAATTAAGAAAGCCAGTGAACAAAGTTTGGTGAAAGACAATAAGGGTACTATTGCAGACACACCACTGATTGATGGTCTGGAGCAAGAGCATGATGACCAAAATTTGTCAGGTAATAAAAGCCTGTTGAACCAGAGTGTAGACGAAATGGTGACGGAGGCTGGAGAGGACGATGACTGCCACACTGAAAACAGATTGGAAACAAGAAATGATCGAGTAGCAGAGAACACTACAGAGATTGAAAGCACACATGAAGGCGGGTATAGCAATGTACCTGTGTTGGATGAGGCCAGTGCCACAGCTCAGTCTACTGATGCCCACGAAGACAATTCAAGCAGTTCAAGTGACTCAGACTCGGATTCAGACTCAGACAGTAGTGATTGCCAATGCAGCAAATgtggtaacagtagtagcagtagcagcagcagcagtagtagcagttcaAGTTCTTCAGATTCTGATAGTGACTCAGATGCAGTCATTGAAGAAACCGCACAAGAGGCAACAAATACAAGTGTAGCTGGAGGTGAGCGAGACCAAAGTAAAATAGTGAGCCACACGAACAAGAAATCTCCAAGAAAAACTCCACGGAAATCACCGTCCAAGCGAGAGAAATCACCGAAGAAACCCTCACCCACGAAGTCGCCCCACAGGACCAGTAAGACCCCACGCAAGATGCTAAAGACACCACACAAATCTCCTGGAAAGGTTCCCAAAACTCCAGGAAAAACGCCGTGTAAGAAACTTGGAAAGACACCCAAAAAGTCACCTAGTAGCAAATTTAAAGAGCCAGGTGGTCAGATTTATCCAGATCTCCACAGCATGTTGGAGAAGAATGGCGTGACTTCAGCCGATGATGATAAACAGAATGCGGCTTGTAATTCACAGGCACCAGGTACAAAACACAATGCCAACAAAGGCCATGTGATATCACCGCCACAGATACAGATGCTGATTTGTTCCCACGACGATCTGAAATCCCAGGCCAGGAAGCGAGAGGAATCAGGTAGTGAATTCCAGTCTCGGAATTCAATTGGCAACGGAGCCCCAGCTGCACCTTCAAGTAGTGTATCATCGTCCACTATTCAGAAAGTTTTCGTTCGACGTCGGGCGAGGAGACCTGCCAATTTCTCACCAACCAAATCTGCAGCAATGAGTTTATCGTGCGTGAGCGGGAATAGTGCCATCTCTCTCGTGCACAGTGACCAACAGCCGTCAGGAGAAACAACAAATTCTGATCCCAAAAGCATCCAGGATGAGAGCGTATTCAAAGAAGGAAATCTTGCAACATCAGACGGTAACGGAGAGGAAATAATCTCTCGGAAGAGAACCAGAACTTCCATCAGTGAGAAAACCACGGCCAGTAAGCGTTCCAGAATGTTATCTCCAGAATCTAGGAAGGAAATAACTGTCAGCAGAGAAACTGTGGAAAGAAATACAAGCGAGAATGATGCTACAATGTCTGCGGAAAGTCCAGCTAAAGCCAGCGAAACGGGTACATCAACGAAAGCCACCGGAGCTCCGAAAGAATCCAACTGCGTGCCAGAAGA